Proteins from a genomic interval of Candidatus Binatus sp.:
- a CDS encoding L,D-transpeptidase family protein gives MAELANHLLDNAKPGSLVLQQLIKSAIRLLSITLLVALVAIPPALAGWTEDEFEHRPLYAYPLPHGKDNIIGNLITYQLLKGDTLLDVGRWFGVTAREISNANDKIDWWAPPAGRQIVLPDEHILPDTPHVGIVLNIPEMRVYYYYPSPTGGVRHKKRKTGVTPAAYVEGIAPVAYVAGKKHAGGAIVPTVVYTFPVGLGRYDWKTPIGAFTVRGKTRNPTWVVPENIYKEHLERDGEAEHVVSGTDPDNPLGRYRIELTLPSYALHGTNVPWGVGMEVSHGCVRLYPEDIQRLFNKVKIGTPGQFVYQPVKFGWRGDALYVEVHEDLYGRYAGIWAHAQKEVERLGIEDQVDMQKLEKAIEQKSGVPTYIMPGPAPGTVPGSAG, from the coding sequence TTGGCCGAATTAGCAAATCACCTGCTCGATAATGCAAAACCCGGCAGTCTCGTGCTGCAGCAGTTGATCAAGTCCGCCATCAGATTGCTCTCGATCACTCTGCTCGTCGCGCTGGTCGCGATTCCGCCCGCTCTCGCTGGATGGACCGAGGACGAATTCGAGCATCGACCGCTCTACGCCTATCCGCTGCCGCACGGCAAAGACAACATCATCGGTAATCTGATCACTTACCAGCTTTTGAAGGGCGACACGCTGCTCGATGTCGGGCGATGGTTCGGCGTCACCGCGCGGGAAATCTCGAACGCCAACGACAAGATCGATTGGTGGGCGCCGCCCGCCGGCCGCCAGATCGTCCTGCCCGACGAACATATCCTGCCCGATACGCCGCATGTCGGAATCGTGCTGAACATCCCCGAGATGCGCGTGTACTACTACTATCCCTCGCCGACCGGCGGCGTCCGCCACAAGAAGCGCAAGACGGGCGTCACGCCGGCCGCGTATGTCGAGGGCATCGCACCCGTCGCATACGTCGCGGGCAAGAAACACGCAGGTGGCGCGATCGTGCCGACCGTCGTCTACACCTTCCCGGTCGGGCTCGGCCGCTACGATTGGAAAACCCCGATCGGCGCCTTCACCGTGCGCGGCAAGACCCGCAACCCGACTTGGGTGGTGCCCGAAAATATCTACAAGGAACATCTCGAGCGCGACGGCGAAGCGGAACACGTCGTCTCCGGTACCGATCCCGACAATCCGCTAGGCCGCTATCGCATCGAATTGACGCTGCCCTCCTACGCCCTGCACGGCACCAACGTCCCGTGGGGCGTCGGGATGGAAGTCAGCCACGGATGCGTTCGGCTCTACCCCGAAGACATCCAGCGCCTGTTCAACAAGGTGAAAATCGGCACGCCGGGCCAGTTCGTCTATCAGCCGGTGAAATTCGGATGGCGCGGCGACGCGCTCTACGTCGAGGTGCACGAGGATCTGTACGGTCGCTACGCCGGCATCTGGGCGCACGCGCAAAAGGAAGTCGAGCGGCTCGGCATCGAGGATCAGGTCGATATGCAGAAGCTCGAAAAAGCGATCGAGCAGAAGTCCGGCGTGCCGACCTACATCATGCCCGGTCCGGCGCCCGGCACTGTCCCCGGCTCCGCCGGCTAA
- a CDS encoding ATP-dependent helicase, with translation MLSVKLDDLNPEQRDAVLAGGGPILILAGAGSGKTRVLTYRIAHLLAERAAVSAEVLAVTFTNKAANEMRERIAAIVGDAARLPWVSTFHSACARILRQEGHALGFDRNFSILDETDSMTTLRRVLEDAALADSPPPELVRSRIEQAKNEAVTPEEMLAQTEGGREASIARIYQLYQARLRSINSMDFSDLQLQTWLLFEQFPEVLERWHRRAAHLLVDEYQDTNRVQYLIVKALAAKTGNLCVVGDEDQSIYRWRGADIRNILDFERDYPAAKIFKLEQNYRSTKNILATAGAVIRNNTERKIKNLWTENDTGEPVTYFTGVNERDEADFIAREIGLLTANNGSRPADVVIFYRVNAQSRVLEEALVRRRIPYFVVGGVRFYEQRDVKDLLSYLRVIANPADATALERMVGVPTRGIGAKTIEVMTEVAAHEGITAFEAMGRLETNSKVALRIAKQASNLYTWMRDLMARVSDLSVRAIVEQVVAHSGFEAYLDNLPDAPARKQNLAEMLTAAGAFDAERSGGGLGEFLERVALVSDADQLDVAGGRVALMTLHTSKGLEYPVVFIAGMEEGLFPHSRSQDSGEEVEEERRLCYVGMTRARKLLYLTNTLSREIYGVRQESRESRFLREVDRSLINRIKPERGAGPIRPLSREPYVDYTDSQMPEPGPAANADGLAVGVGVIHPTFGRGVIRKREGRGAVAKVWINFDRAGVKLLVLKFANLRLIDD, from the coding sequence ATGTTATCCGTGAAACTCGACGATCTGAATCCCGAACAGCGCGATGCCGTCCTCGCGGGCGGCGGCCCGATCCTGATTCTCGCCGGCGCCGGCAGCGGCAAGACCCGCGTGCTGACCTATCGTATCGCACATCTGCTCGCCGAGCGCGCCGCCGTTTCCGCCGAAGTGCTCGCCGTCACCTTCACCAACAAGGCCGCCAACGAGATGCGCGAGCGGATCGCTGCGATTGTCGGCGACGCGGCGCGACTCCCGTGGGTCAGCACGTTTCATTCGGCCTGCGCGCGCATCCTGCGCCAGGAGGGTCACGCGCTCGGCTTCGATCGCAACTTCTCGATCCTCGACGAAACAGATTCGATGACCACTCTGCGCCGCGTGCTCGAGGATGCCGCGCTGGCCGATTCGCCGCCGCCTGAACTCGTCCGCTCGCGAATCGAGCAGGCCAAGAACGAAGCTGTCACGCCCGAAGAGATGCTCGCGCAGACCGAAGGCGGCCGCGAGGCATCGATCGCGCGCATCTACCAGCTCTACCAGGCGCGGCTCCGCTCGATAAATTCGATGGACTTCAGCGACCTGCAACTCCAGACCTGGCTGCTGTTCGAGCAGTTCCCCGAAGTTCTCGAGCGATGGCATCGGCGCGCCGCCCATCTGCTGGTCGATGAATACCAGGACACCAACCGCGTCCAGTATTTAATCGTGAAAGCGCTCGCGGCTAAAACCGGAAATCTGTGCGTGGTCGGCGATGAAGACCAGTCCATCTATCGATGGCGCGGCGCAGACATCCGCAACATCCTCGATTTCGAGCGCGACTACCCGGCTGCGAAAATTTTCAAGCTCGAACAAAATTACCGCTCGACCAAAAATATTCTCGCGACTGCCGGCGCCGTCATCCGCAATAACACCGAGCGCAAAATAAAAAATCTCTGGACCGAGAACGATACCGGCGAGCCAGTCACGTATTTCACCGGAGTCAACGAACGCGACGAAGCGGATTTCATCGCGCGCGAGATTGGCCTCCTCACCGCGAATAACGGCTCGCGCCCCGCCGACGTCGTGATCTTCTACCGCGTCAATGCCCAGTCGCGCGTGCTCGAGGAAGCGCTCGTCCGCCGCCGCATCCCTTATTTCGTCGTTGGCGGCGTTCGCTTCTACGAACAGCGCGACGTCAAGGACCTGCTGAGCTATCTGCGCGTGATTGCCAACCCCGCCGACGCGACCGCACTCGAGCGGATGGTCGGCGTGCCGACCCGCGGTATCGGCGCCAAAACGATCGAAGTGATGACCGAAGTCGCCGCGCACGAAGGCATCACCGCGTTTGAAGCGATGGGCCGGCTCGAAACCAACTCCAAAGTCGCGCTTCGAATCGCCAAGCAGGCGAGCAACCTCTACACCTGGATGCGCGATCTGATGGCGCGCGTGTCCGATTTGAGCGTTCGCGCGATCGTCGAGCAGGTCGTCGCGCACAGCGGCTTCGAGGCGTACCTCGACAATCTGCCCGACGCGCCCGCGCGCAAGCAAAATCTCGCCGAGATGCTCACCGCGGCCGGCGCCTTCGACGCCGAGCGGAGCGGCGGCGGCCTCGGCGAATTCCTCGAACGCGTCGCGCTTGTCAGCGACGCCGATCAACTCGACGTCGCCGGCGGCCGCGTCGCCCTGATGACGCTCCACACCTCGAAGGGCCTCGAATATCCCGTCGTCTTCATCGCCGGCATGGAGGAAGGCCTCTTTCCGCACAGCCGCTCGCAGGACAGCGGCGAGGAAGTCGAAGAGGAGCGCCGCCTCTGCTACGTCGGGATGACCCGCGCGCGCAAACTGCTCTACCTGACCAACACGCTCTCGCGCGAGATTTACGGCGTGCGCCAGGAATCGCGCGAATCGCGATTTTTGCGCGAAGTCGATCGCTCGCTGATCAATCGCATCAAGCCCGAGCGCGGCGCCGGCCCGATTCGCCCGCTCTCGCGCGAGCCGTACGTCGATTATACCGACAGCCAGATGCCTGAACCCGGCCCCGCCGCCAATGCCGACGGACTCGCGGTCGGCGTCGGCGTCATTCATCCGACTTTCGGCCGCGGCGTAATCCGCAAGCGCGAAGGCCGCGGCGCCGTCGCCAAGGTCTGGATCAATTTCGATCGTGCCGGCGTCAAATTGCTGGTGCTCAAGTTCGCCAACCTGCGGTTGATTGACGATTGA
- a CDS encoding RlmE family RNA methyltransferase, with translation MATYEPYDKFYRKAKAMGLPSRAAFKIEEIIARHRMAPKGARIVDLGCAPGGWLAILARAVGTGGRVVGVDLAPCRNVSAGAIAIVGDILNESIAARVANELGGGADLVTSDLAPKLTGIAARDQARSRELIDAAIEFTARVLKPGGAMVAKMFMGEEFKEVIAEFKQRFGEVEVMRTKASRPGSSELYVIARNFKRR, from the coding sequence GTGGCGACCTACGAACCGTACGACAAATTTTATCGCAAGGCGAAGGCGATGGGATTGCCGTCGCGCGCCGCGTTCAAGATCGAGGAGATCATCGCGCGGCATCGGATGGCGCCAAAGGGCGCGCGGATCGTGGATTTAGGATGCGCGCCGGGCGGATGGCTCGCGATACTGGCGCGCGCGGTGGGCACGGGCGGGCGCGTAGTCGGCGTCGATCTGGCGCCGTGCCGCAACGTGTCGGCGGGCGCGATCGCGATCGTGGGCGACATCCTGAATGAATCGATCGCGGCGCGCGTCGCGAACGAGTTGGGCGGCGGCGCGGACCTCGTCACAAGCGATCTGGCGCCCAAGCTGACGGGAATCGCGGCGAGAGATCAGGCGCGATCGCGCGAACTGATCGACGCGGCGATCGAGTTTACGGCGCGCGTGCTGAAGCCGGGCGGCGCGATGGTCGCGAAGATGTTCATGGGCGAAGAATTCAAGGAAGTGATCGCGGAATTCAAGCAGCGATTTGGCGAGGTCGAGGTAATGCGGACCAAGGCGAGCCGTCCCGGGTCGTCGGAGCTATACGTGATCGCGCGAAATTTTAAGCGGCGCTAG
- a CDS encoding NHL repeat-containing protein: MKPQRKFNWWKLTVLSAAILVCATAMSVSSASAGSGTRPYLPPGSAGDNTADGVLGQVNFVENQQNFRDERGVNTTGLLLGDVAIDRSISPNRVFAVDSGNHRVLGWTNISAFASHAAANIVIGQPTRFTGGCNLNTNLPSASSLCTPTSVAVDSAGRLYVADSGNNRVLEYNAPFTTDRIADDIFGQFGTFATKDCNAGSAAPSSDSLCNPTGVGVDKSDNLYIADRDNNRVLEFNTPETITGVTGSGDTSGDRVFGQLNNLSSATCNISGVNNVGLCHPRSVASDASSNIYVADTDNDRVLEYNTPIGSGTGADRVFGQHNSFTSSICNDDGVIVTAATLCKPNDVAVDGLGNVYIADTGNTRVLEINTPFVSGTTADKVFGQGGSFSSAICNLGGVSASSICTPMGVSVDTGNNLYVADCGNNRELSFTTPVTTDTIADGVVSQVLFTTNAQNLVDALGLDTAFNNGGIAIDKTVVPNRVYVADYGNNRVLAWNNISAFTTHAAANLVFGQPNGLVRTPNNGGIKPTTLNLPIAVAVDSAGNLYVVDSSNNRVLEFNTPFVSGVSADKVFGQLGSFTTGTCNNGGVTANSLCIPLGVAVDSGGNVYISDSANDRMLEYNTPLTTNTTADRVFGQANFVSTLCNRGAGPSSITLCNPWGVAVDGSNNLYVADNGNNRALEYFTPIVSGVSADRVFGQLNVFTTNTGNNGGISAKSLKEPQNVAVDSSGNVYIVDKSNNRGLKYNTPGDTIADKSFGQGGLFNQGFCIFTPSPNTMCVPDGVATDASKNLYIVDGENHRILQYLTP; this comes from the coding sequence ATGAAACCACAACGTAAGTTCAATTGGTGGAAGCTGACCGTCCTTTCCGCGGCGATTCTCGTGTGCGCGACCGCGATGAGCGTGTCATCCGCATCGGCCGGCTCCGGCACCAGGCCCTACCTTCCCCCAGGTTCGGCCGGTGACAACACCGCCGACGGAGTGCTGGGCCAAGTAAATTTCGTCGAGAACCAACAGAACTTCCGCGACGAACGCGGGGTTAACACCACCGGTCTCCTGCTGGGCGATGTCGCGATCGACAGAAGCATCAGCCCCAACCGGGTCTTTGCCGTTGATAGCGGTAACCATCGGGTACTTGGCTGGACCAACATCTCAGCCTTCGCCAGCCATGCTGCGGCCAACATCGTGATTGGGCAACCTACCCGCTTCACTGGCGGCTGCAACCTGAACACTAACCTCCCAAGCGCTTCTTCCCTCTGCACGCCTACCAGTGTTGCAGTTGATAGCGCCGGCCGCCTCTATGTTGCAGACAGCGGCAACAATCGCGTGCTGGAGTACAACGCCCCTTTCACTACTGATCGGATTGCCGACGACATATTCGGCCAGTTCGGCACCTTTGCCACCAAGGATTGCAATGCGGGTTCAGCCGCTCCTAGCTCTGACAGCCTTTGCAATCCGACCGGAGTTGGAGTCGATAAGTCAGACAATTTGTATATCGCGGACCGGGACAACAACCGCGTACTCGAGTTTAACACCCCGGAAACTATCACCGGCGTCACCGGGTCGGGTGACACCAGCGGCGACCGCGTGTTCGGACAGCTTAATAACCTTAGCTCGGCAACCTGCAACATCAGCGGCGTAAACAACGTCGGACTCTGCCACCCCAGAAGTGTCGCGTCCGATGCTTCAAGCAACATTTACGTGGCTGACACCGACAACGACCGCGTGCTCGAGTACAACACGCCGATCGGTAGCGGCACCGGCGCCGACAGGGTCTTCGGTCAACACAATAGCTTCACTAGTTCCATATGCAACGATGACGGAGTTATCGTTACCGCTGCCACCTTGTGCAAGCCGAACGACGTCGCGGTTGACGGTTTGGGCAACGTTTACATCGCCGATACCGGCAACACTCGCGTGTTGGAGATCAATACGCCATTTGTGAGCGGCACCACCGCCGACAAGGTGTTTGGCCAGGGCGGCAGCTTCTCCTCCGCCATATGCAACCTCGGCGGTGTCAGTGCCTCGAGCATCTGCACTCCGATGGGAGTTTCCGTCGATACTGGCAACAACCTTTATGTTGCCGATTGCGGCAACAATCGCGAGCTTAGCTTCACCACTCCGGTCACCACCGACACAATCGCCGACGGAGTGGTTAGCCAGGTGCTGTTCACCACCAACGCGCAGAACCTTGTGGACGCCCTGGGGTTGGATACCGCTTTCAACAATGGCGGCATCGCGATCGATAAGACGGTCGTCCCCAACCGTGTGTACGTCGCGGACTACGGTAACAACCGAGTGCTGGCCTGGAACAACATCTCCGCATTCACTACCCATGCGGCGGCTAACCTGGTGTTCGGACAACCGAACGGTCTGGTAAGAACTCCCAATAATGGCGGAATCAAGCCAACTACCCTGAACCTTCCGATCGCTGTCGCGGTTGACTCGGCCGGCAACCTGTACGTGGTCGATAGCAGCAACAACCGGGTGCTCGAGTTCAACACCCCATTCGTTAGCGGCGTCTCGGCCGACAAGGTCTTCGGCCAGTTAGGCAGCTTCACTACCGGTACATGCAACAACGGTGGAGTTACTGCCAACAGCCTTTGCATTCCGCTTGGAGTCGCTGTCGACTCCGGCGGCAACGTCTATATCTCGGACAGCGCGAACGATCGTATGCTCGAATACAACACGCCTCTGACCACCAATACCACCGCCGACCGGGTTTTCGGGCAGGCCAATTTTGTATCCACCCTGTGTAACCGGGGAGCAGGTCCGTCATCGATCACTCTGTGCAATCCGTGGGGCGTCGCGGTTGACGGTTCCAACAACTTGTACGTGGCGGACAATGGGAACAATCGGGCGCTCGAATACTTCACGCCGATCGTAAGCGGTGTCAGTGCAGACAGGGTCTTCGGCCAATTGAACGTCTTCACCACCAATACCGGCAACAACGGCGGTATCAGCGCCAAGAGCCTCAAGGAGCCGCAAAACGTCGCAGTGGACAGCTCGGGCAACGTGTATATCGTGGATAAGTCGAACAATCGCGGGCTCAAGTACAACACTCCCGGCGACACCATCGCTGACAAGTCCTTTGGCCAGGGCGGTCTCTTTAACCAGGGCTTTTGCATCTTCACGCCGAGCCCCAACACGATGTGCGTGCCCGACGGAGTCGCGACCGACGCGAGCAAGAATCTGTACATCGTCGATGGCGAGAATCACCGCATCCTGCAGTACCTGACTCCGTAA
- a CDS encoding HEAT repeat domain-containing protein gives MISRQKFLDALGLPLLILFFFLPAIVEAASADKSFSVRWQQNRLSVVANGAPLRDVLAEVARQTGLEVTGIKALKRESRGQFSDLLLRDAVKKLLGNVNYAILENGAGANGDEHLVVMVLGDSAPSSARESSVIDKSSDEKPLPKRPLTPDEYAVAEADNLHEAADRGDLGALRRAAAKGDPVAQSVALQLLSSKDPDHAKRLAIAAATSTDLDRRLSGLQVLADIDAPDSTATLGAALKDPALAVRQAALTGLVSQTEPQTVALMVEATRDRDPSIRLQALEFLSQRGADGEAGLTQALGSPDSEVQSRARELLDQMNPTP, from the coding sequence ATGATTAGTAGGCAGAAGTTCCTCGACGCGCTCGGATTGCCGTTGCTCATCCTTTTCTTTTTCCTGCCTGCTATCGTCGAGGCCGCATCCGCAGACAAATCGTTTAGCGTCCGATGGCAGCAGAATCGTCTCAGCGTTGTCGCGAACGGCGCGCCGCTGCGCGACGTGCTCGCGGAAGTCGCCCGGCAGACGGGCCTCGAAGTCACAGGTATCAAGGCCCTTAAGCGCGAGAGCCGCGGCCAGTTTTCCGACCTGCTGCTTCGCGACGCGGTAAAAAAACTCCTCGGCAACGTGAACTACGCGATACTTGAAAATGGAGCCGGCGCTAACGGCGATGAGCATCTGGTCGTGATGGTGCTCGGCGATTCGGCGCCGTCAAGCGCGCGCGAATCGTCCGTGATCGACAAGTCGTCGGACGAAAAACCGTTGCCAAAAAGACCGCTCACGCCCGACGAGTACGCGGTCGCGGAAGCCGACAACCTGCACGAGGCGGCCGACCGCGGCGATCTAGGCGCGCTGCGCCGCGCCGCCGCGAAGGGTGATCCCGTCGCGCAATCCGTCGCGCTGCAACTGCTGTCGAGCAAAGATCCCGATCACGCCAAGCGCCTCGCGATCGCCGCCGCCACCAGCACCGATCTAGACCGGCGGCTGAGCGGACTTCAGGTCCTGGCCGATATCGACGCTCCCGATTCGACCGCCACGCTGGGCGCCGCCCTCAAGGATCCGGCTCTCGCAGTAAGGCAGGCCGCGCTTACCGGACTGGTGAGCCAGACCGAGCCCCAGACGGTGGCGCTGATGGTCGAAGCAACCAGGGATCGAGATCCGTCGATCCGCCTTCAGGCGCTCGAGTTTCTTTCACAAAGAGGAGCAGACGGGGAAGCCGGGCTTACTCAGGCTCTTGGCAGTCCCGATAGCGAGGTACAGTCCCGCGCGCGGGAACTGCTGGACCAGATGAACCCCACCCCATAA
- a CDS encoding bifunctional nuclease domain-containing protein, translating into MRAVGGRMVCLLWLAGLLAACACGRSAQPSSATQTSGGESGEVRVRVTSVGFDRATGAHYVMLHDDGQARELPIMIGDTEAQAILLALHNIKPDRPLTQDLLRSVIEETGNRLDRILISEMRDEVFYAKIYLDKGKVTIDSRPSDAIALAMASKAPIYVNSKLFEDADIAIIPAGKVPKTQHVLGMTVEQLTPELAEYFGGSGAGVLVSEVDASAKKAGVLRGDIVMRVGNHLILGLDKFDAEVAAAKGQDTLHLTILRDGTSRTVTLENRAAAN; encoded by the coding sequence ATGAGAGCCGTGGGCGGAAGGATGGTCTGTCTGCTGTGGCTGGCAGGATTGCTGGCGGCGTGCGCATGCGGCCGCTCCGCTCAGCCTTCGAGCGCGACGCAAACGAGTGGCGGTGAATCAGGCGAAGTGCGGGTGCGCGTGACCAGCGTCGGCTTCGATCGCGCGACCGGGGCGCACTACGTGATGCTGCATGACGACGGGCAGGCGCGCGAACTGCCGATCATGATTGGCGACACCGAGGCGCAGGCAATCCTGCTGGCGCTGCACAATATCAAGCCGGATCGTCCGCTCACGCAGGATCTGCTGCGATCGGTGATCGAGGAGACCGGCAATCGGCTCGATCGAATATTGATCAGCGAGATGCGCGACGAAGTATTCTACGCGAAGATTTACCTCGACAAGGGCAAGGTGACGATCGACAGCAGGCCGAGCGATGCGATTGCGCTGGCGATGGCGTCGAAGGCGCCGATCTACGTCAATAGCAAGCTGTTCGAGGATGCGGACATCGCGATCATTCCGGCGGGCAAGGTGCCGAAGACACAGCACGTGCTCGGGATGACGGTCGAGCAACTGACGCCGGAACTGGCAGAATACTTCGGCGGGTCGGGGGCCGGAGTGCTGGTATCTGAAGTCGATGCATCCGCGAAAAAGGCGGGCGTGCTACGCGGCGACATCGTGATGAGGGTTGGCAATCATCTGATCTTAGGGCTCGACAAATTCGACGCAGAGGTGGCAGCCGCGAAAGGTCAGGATACGCTGCATCTCACGATCCTGCGCGACGGAACATCGCGTACGGTGACGCTCGAAAATCGGGCCGCCGCGAATTAA
- a CDS encoding DUF6178 family protein: MAVRGESEFLNLPFQEKLEFLYGLPARQKRDLILSAPEAERLVQSFSPETLFYTLKEIGTADAGDLLSLALPEQVMSLFDLDCWNRDRPNVDRMREWIEAMSEGGRRRMADGLMQLDMEMMSLLLRGYIKVHRLDDPASSPDAPSNRFVQFDENYLIEFILHDAISQHISDFLDEAFERDYTYFAALMEEIYWGVEAELEEQAYQFRCTRLSDRGFPDFFEAQNVFAYLNPAQFLKIRAAHEKPSRAELPPDTELIAPEMSPALTGYESSLFNTALTAGFAMQGKRQLKGEMAMVSNEVLVARSIDFGDLEAVHVAVEMTHNYLNLALEHLAGGDLQSAIEHLRDTHLKLLFRLGVSLTIDLRTRAGQALAKLGLTSVKAREISYLDSPYREALAGFLERQPRFYSALDGAGGVDYRDFRIMRDLHLSYAIIDQVESAAELFKHLFAIDIASPNFRAQMAAREIRLSQLLLTALARMALDRRLAIEPIEDVRLTAMRDAIMTNHGRPARLNDDFRRLVDSALTERLDSGARSRTAAFLNSCLNLLEDEFAELGNEREIDARFIASVLVRSANA, from the coding sequence ATGGCGGTAAGAGGCGAATCCGAATTTCTGAATTTGCCGTTCCAGGAAAAGCTCGAGTTCCTGTATGGCCTCCCTGCGCGCCAGAAGCGCGATCTCATTCTCTCCGCGCCCGAAGCCGAACGCCTCGTCCAATCTTTCTCGCCCGAAACGCTCTTCTACACGCTCAAGGAAATCGGCACCGCCGACGCCGGTGACTTGCTGAGCCTCGCGCTGCCCGAGCAAGTAATGTCGCTGTTCGATCTCGATTGCTGGAATCGCGATCGTCCCAACGTCGATCGGATGCGCGAGTGGATCGAAGCGATGTCCGAAGGCGGTCGCCGCCGGATGGCCGACGGCCTGATGCAACTCGATATGGAAATGATGTCGCTCCTGCTGCGCGGCTACATCAAGGTGCATCGCCTCGACGATCCCGCGTCGTCGCCGGACGCGCCGTCGAATCGCTTCGTGCAGTTCGACGAAAACTATCTCATCGAGTTCATCCTCCACGACGCAATTTCGCAGCACATCTCCGATTTCCTCGATGAAGCCTTCGAACGCGACTACACCTATTTCGCTGCGCTGATGGAGGAAATCTACTGGGGCGTCGAGGCCGAACTCGAAGAACAGGCCTATCAGTTCCGCTGCACGCGGCTCAGCGACCGCGGCTTCCCCGATTTCTTCGAAGCGCAAAACGTCTTCGCCTATCTGAATCCCGCGCAATTTCTCAAGATTCGCGCCGCGCACGAAAAACCCAGCCGCGCCGAATTGCCGCCCGATACCGAATTGATCGCGCCCGAGATGTCGCCCGCGCTCACCGGTTACGAAAGTTCGCTGTTCAATACCGCGCTCACCGCGGGCTTCGCGATGCAGGGCAAGCGCCAACTCAAGGGCGAGATGGCGATGGTGTCGAACGAAGTCCTGGTCGCCCGCTCGATCGATTTCGGCGACCTCGAGGCCGTTCACGTCGCGGTCGAGATGACCCACAACTACTTGAACCTCGCGCTCGAGCATCTCGCCGGCGGCGATCTGCAAAGCGCTATCGAGCATCTGCGCGATACCCATCTGAAACTGCTCTTTCGCCTCGGCGTCAGCCTCACGATCGATCTGCGCACGCGCGCCGGACAGGCGCTCGCGAAACTCGGCCTGACTTCGGTCAAAGCCCGCGAAATTTCTTATCTCGATTCGCCATATCGCGAGGCGCTCGCCGGTTTTCTCGAGCGCCAGCCGCGGTTTTACAGCGCGCTCGACGGCGCCGGCGGCGTCGATTACCGCGATTTCCGCATCATGCGCGACCTCCATCTCAGCTACGCGATTATCGATCAAGTCGAGTCCGCCGCCGAACTCTTCAAGCACCTGTTCGCGATCGATATCGCGTCGCCCAACTTCCGCGCGCAGATGGCCGCGCGGGAAATCCGGCTCAGCCAACTGCTCCTCACCGCGCTCGCACGGATGGCGCTCGACCGCCGCCTCGCCATCGAGCCGATCGAGGACGTCCGCCTGACTGCGATGCGCGACGCGATCATGACCAATCACGGCCGTCCCGCGCGCCTCAATGACGACTTCCGCCGCCTGGTCGATTCCGCCCTGACCGAGCGGCTCGATTCCGGCGCGCGCAGCCGCACCGCGGCGTTTCTTAACTCCTGCCTGAATTTGCTGGAAGACGAATTTGCCGAGCTAGGCAACGAGCGCGAGATCGACGCTCGCTTTATCGCGAGCGTTCTCGTCCGCAGCGCCAATGCCTGA
- the thiD gene encoding bifunctional hydroxymethylpyrimidine kinase/phosphomethylpyrimidine kinase yields MPLKNSQRPIALTISGSDPGGGAGLQADLKTFAALGVYGYSVLTQVIAQNSTHVTDYEHASEDIVRHQLETLLEESMPIAMKTGALANADIVKTVARAIEELKLPAPVVDPVLVSSSGARLLGTKGKRAIRKNLLPLARIVTPNIPEAEALARIDIDSDAALREAAKKIVKMGAQAVVIKGGHSKEDKSANDLLYDGKNFIELKAPRIAGDGAHGTGCAFSAAIAAYLARGESLEESVRGAKRYVTAALKNSFKLGKGRALLEHFARV; encoded by the coding sequence TTGCCCTTGAAAAACTCGCAGAGACCAATCGCACTGACAATTTCGGGCAGCGATCCGGGCGGCGGCGCAGGCTTGCAGGCCGACTTGAAGACGTTCGCGGCGCTCGGCGTGTACGGCTATTCGGTGCTGACGCAGGTGATCGCGCAAAACAGCACGCACGTCACCGACTACGAACACGCGTCGGAAGATATCGTCAGGCATCAGCTCGAGACGCTGCTCGAGGAGAGCATGCCGATCGCGATGAAGACCGGCGCGCTCGCCAATGCCGATATCGTGAAAACAGTGGCGCGCGCGATCGAGGAGCTCAAGCTGCCAGCGCCGGTAGTCGATCCGGTGCTGGTGTCGAGCAGCGGCGCGCGGCTGCTGGGAACGAAGGGCAAGCGCGCGATTCGGAAGAATCTGCTGCCGCTGGCGCGTATCGTCACGCCGAATATTCCGGAGGCCGAGGCGCTCGCGCGGATCGATATCGATTCCGATGCGGCGCTGCGCGAAGCGGCGAAAAAGATCGTCAAGATGGGCGCGCAGGCGGTGGTGATCAAGGGCGGGCATAGCAAGGAAGACAAGTCGGCGAACGATTTGCTCTACGACGGGAAGAACTTCATCGAGCTGAAGGCGCCGCGAATCGCGGGCGACGGCGCGCACGGAACCGGATGCGCGTTTTCGGCGGCAATCGCGGCGTATCTGGCGCGCGGCGAGAGTCTTGAGGAATCGGTCCGCGGCGCGAAGCGTTACGTCACGGCGGCACTCAAGAACAGTTTCAAGCTGGGCAAGGGACGCGCGCTACTGGAGCATTTCGCGCGCGTGTGA